A genomic segment from Gracilinanus agilis isolate LMUSP501 chromosome 1, AgileGrace, whole genome shotgun sequence encodes:
- the SIRT6 gene encoding NAD-dependent protein deacetylase sirtuin-6 isoform X1, with protein sequence MSVNYAAGLSPYADKGKCGLPETFDPPEELDRKVWELAQLIQRSSNVVFHTGAGISTSSGIPDFRGPQGVWTMEERGLAPKFDTTFESARPSKTHMALLQLERVGILKFLVSQNVDGLHVRSGFPRDKLAELHGNMFVEECAKCKTQYVRDVVVGSMGLKATGRLCTVAKARGLRACRGELRDTILDWEDALPDRDLSLADEACRNADLSITLGTSLQIRPSGNLPLLTKRKGGRLVIVNLQATKHDRQADLRIHGYVDDVMAKLMKHLCLEIPEWQGPLVVERAPPLLPLPIQVKAEPHTLQALPAAPKAEVPAQRHRPKQEGGKRERPPATQLPKRVKVEPMPS encoded by the exons ACCTTCGACCCCCCTGAAGAGCTAGACAGGAAAGTATGGGAGCTGGCACAGCTGATTCAGAGATCTTCCAATGTGGTGTTCCATACAGGTGCAGGCATCAGCACTTCCTCAGGCATCCCAGACTTCAG GGGTCCCCAGGGTGTGTGGACCATGGAAGAACGGGGTCTGGCACCCAAGTTCGATACAACATTTGAGAGTGCCCGGCCTTCAAAGACCCACATGGCCCTGCTCCAACTGGAGCGAGTGGGCATCTTGAAATTCCTGGTGAGCCAGAATGTAGATGGTTTGCACGTACGCTCCGGCTTCCCCAG GGACAAACTGGCCGAGCTCCATGGGAACATGTTTGTGGAAGAATGTGCCAAGTGTAAGAC GCAGTATGTACGAGATGTGGTGGTGGGCAGCATGGGCCTCAAGGCAACAGGTCGGTTGTGCACTGTGGCAAAGGCCCGAGGTCTCCGGGCCTGCAG GGGAGAACTGAGGGACACAATCCTGGACTGGGAAGATGCTCTGCCTGATCGAGACCTCAGCCTTGCTGATGAAGCTTGTAG GAATGCAGATCTCTCCATCACTCTGGGTACATCATTGCAGATCCGACCCAGTGGCAACCTGCCTCTGCTCACTAAACGCAAAGGAGGCCGCTTGGTCATAGTCAACCTGCAGGCCACCAAACAT GATCGCCAGGCTGACCTTCGAATTCATGGCTACGTCGATGATGTCATGGCCAAGCTCATGAAGCACCTATGCTTGGAGATCCCTGAGTGGCAGGGGCCCCTTGTGGTGGAACGGGCCCCACCCCTCTTGCCCCTTCCGATACAGGTGAAAGCTGAGCCCCACACCCTGCAAGCCCTGCCTGCAGCACCCAAGGCAGAGGTCCCTGCCCAGCGCCACAGACCAAAGCAGGAAGGGGGCAAACGGGAACGGCcccctgccacccagctgcccaagaggGTGAAAGTGGAACCTATGCCCAGCTGA
- the SIRT6 gene encoding NAD-dependent protein deacetylase sirtuin-6 isoform X2, whose translation MSVNYAAGLSPYADKGKCGLPETFDPPEELDRKVWELAQLIQRSSNVVFHTGAGISTSSGIPDFRGPQGVWTMEERGLAPKFDTTFESARPSKTHMALLQLERVGILKFLVSQNVDGLHVRSGFPRDKLAELHGNMFVEECAKCKTQYVRDVVVGSMGLKATGRLCTVAKARGLRACRNADLSITLGTSLQIRPSGNLPLLTKRKGGRLVIVNLQATKHDRQADLRIHGYVDDVMAKLMKHLCLEIPEWQGPLVVERAPPLLPLPIQVKAEPHTLQALPAAPKAEVPAQRHRPKQEGGKRERPPATQLPKRVKVEPMPS comes from the exons ACCTTCGACCCCCCTGAAGAGCTAGACAGGAAAGTATGGGAGCTGGCACAGCTGATTCAGAGATCTTCCAATGTGGTGTTCCATACAGGTGCAGGCATCAGCACTTCCTCAGGCATCCCAGACTTCAG GGGTCCCCAGGGTGTGTGGACCATGGAAGAACGGGGTCTGGCACCCAAGTTCGATACAACATTTGAGAGTGCCCGGCCTTCAAAGACCCACATGGCCCTGCTCCAACTGGAGCGAGTGGGCATCTTGAAATTCCTGGTGAGCCAGAATGTAGATGGTTTGCACGTACGCTCCGGCTTCCCCAG GGACAAACTGGCCGAGCTCCATGGGAACATGTTTGTGGAAGAATGTGCCAAGTGTAAGAC GCAGTATGTACGAGATGTGGTGGTGGGCAGCATGGGCCTCAAGGCAACAGGTCGGTTGTGCACTGTGGCAAAGGCCCGAGGTCTCCGGGCCTGCAG GAATGCAGATCTCTCCATCACTCTGGGTACATCATTGCAGATCCGACCCAGTGGCAACCTGCCTCTGCTCACTAAACGCAAAGGAGGCCGCTTGGTCATAGTCAACCTGCAGGCCACCAAACAT GATCGCCAGGCTGACCTTCGAATTCATGGCTACGTCGATGATGTCATGGCCAAGCTCATGAAGCACCTATGCTTGGAGATCCCTGAGTGGCAGGGGCCCCTTGTGGTGGAACGGGCCCCACCCCTCTTGCCCCTTCCGATACAGGTGAAAGCTGAGCCCCACACCCTGCAAGCCCTGCCTGCAGCACCCAAGGCAGAGGTCCCTGCCCAGCGCCACAGACCAAAGCAGGAAGGGGGCAAACGGGAACGGCcccctgccacccagctgcccaagaggGTGAAAGTGGAACCTATGCCCAGCTGA
- the SIRT6 gene encoding NAD-dependent protein deacetylase sirtuin-6 isoform X3, producing the protein MSVNYAAGLSPYADKGKCGLPETFDPPEELDRKVWELAQLIQRSSNVVFHTGAGISTSSGIPDFRDKLAELHGNMFVEECAKCKTQYVRDVVVGSMGLKATGRLCTVAKARGLRACRGELRDTILDWEDALPDRDLSLADEACRNADLSITLGTSLQIRPSGNLPLLTKRKGGRLVIVNLQATKHDRQADLRIHGYVDDVMAKLMKHLCLEIPEWQGPLVVERAPPLLPLPIQVKAEPHTLQALPAAPKAEVPAQRHRPKQEGGKRERPPATQLPKRVKVEPMPS; encoded by the exons ACCTTCGACCCCCCTGAAGAGCTAGACAGGAAAGTATGGGAGCTGGCACAGCTGATTCAGAGATCTTCCAATGTGGTGTTCCATACAGGTGCAGGCATCAGCACTTCCTCAGGCATCCCAGACTTCAG GGACAAACTGGCCGAGCTCCATGGGAACATGTTTGTGGAAGAATGTGCCAAGTGTAAGAC GCAGTATGTACGAGATGTGGTGGTGGGCAGCATGGGCCTCAAGGCAACAGGTCGGTTGTGCACTGTGGCAAAGGCCCGAGGTCTCCGGGCCTGCAG GGGAGAACTGAGGGACACAATCCTGGACTGGGAAGATGCTCTGCCTGATCGAGACCTCAGCCTTGCTGATGAAGCTTGTAG GAATGCAGATCTCTCCATCACTCTGGGTACATCATTGCAGATCCGACCCAGTGGCAACCTGCCTCTGCTCACTAAACGCAAAGGAGGCCGCTTGGTCATAGTCAACCTGCAGGCCACCAAACAT GATCGCCAGGCTGACCTTCGAATTCATGGCTACGTCGATGATGTCATGGCCAAGCTCATGAAGCACCTATGCTTGGAGATCCCTGAGTGGCAGGGGCCCCTTGTGGTGGAACGGGCCCCACCCCTCTTGCCCCTTCCGATACAGGTGAAAGCTGAGCCCCACACCCTGCAAGCCCTGCCTGCAGCACCCAAGGCAGAGGTCCCTGCCCAGCGCCACAGACCAAAGCAGGAAGGGGGCAAACGGGAACGGCcccctgccacccagctgcccaagaggGTGAAAGTGGAACCTATGCCCAGCTGA
- the SIRT6 gene encoding NAD-dependent protein deacetylase sirtuin-6 isoform X4 yields the protein MEERGLAPKFDTTFESARPSKTHMALLQLERVGILKFLVSQNVDGLHVRSGFPRDKLAELHGNMFVEECAKCKTQYVRDVVVGSMGLKATGRLCTVAKARGLRACRGELRDTILDWEDALPDRDLSLADEACRNADLSITLGTSLQIRPSGNLPLLTKRKGGRLVIVNLQATKHDRQADLRIHGYVDDVMAKLMKHLCLEIPEWQGPLVVERAPPLLPLPIQVKAEPHTLQALPAAPKAEVPAQRHRPKQEGGKRERPPATQLPKRVKVEPMPS from the exons ATGGAAGAACGGGGTCTGGCACCCAAGTTCGATACAACATTTGAGAGTGCCCGGCCTTCAAAGACCCACATGGCCCTGCTCCAACTGGAGCGAGTGGGCATCTTGAAATTCCTGGTGAGCCAGAATGTAGATGGTTTGCACGTACGCTCCGGCTTCCCCAG GGACAAACTGGCCGAGCTCCATGGGAACATGTTTGTGGAAGAATGTGCCAAGTGTAAGAC GCAGTATGTACGAGATGTGGTGGTGGGCAGCATGGGCCTCAAGGCAACAGGTCGGTTGTGCACTGTGGCAAAGGCCCGAGGTCTCCGGGCCTGCAG GGGAGAACTGAGGGACACAATCCTGGACTGGGAAGATGCTCTGCCTGATCGAGACCTCAGCCTTGCTGATGAAGCTTGTAG GAATGCAGATCTCTCCATCACTCTGGGTACATCATTGCAGATCCGACCCAGTGGCAACCTGCCTCTGCTCACTAAACGCAAAGGAGGCCGCTTGGTCATAGTCAACCTGCAGGCCACCAAACAT GATCGCCAGGCTGACCTTCGAATTCATGGCTACGTCGATGATGTCATGGCCAAGCTCATGAAGCACCTATGCTTGGAGATCCCTGAGTGGCAGGGGCCCCTTGTGGTGGAACGGGCCCCACCCCTCTTGCCCCTTCCGATACAGGTGAAAGCTGAGCCCCACACCCTGCAAGCCCTGCCTGCAGCACCCAAGGCAGAGGTCCCTGCCCAGCGCCACAGACCAAAGCAGGAAGGGGGCAAACGGGAACGGCcccctgccacccagctgcccaagaggGTGAAAGTGGAACCTATGCCCAGCTGA